The following are encoded in a window of Thunnus albacares chromosome 9, fThuAlb1.1, whole genome shotgun sequence genomic DNA:
- the prrc2c gene encoding protein PRRC2C isoform X1, translating to MSEKSGQSTKAKDGKTKYATLSLFNTYKGKSLETQKTAVAARHGLQSLGKVAVSRRMPPPANLPSLKAENKGNDPNVNIVPKDGSGWASRSEGGEERQQETPPPQNKPAVLQSQELSIGGSRSWANSKQTQPDGAPRVSSHFHQEFPSLQAAGEVEKDGQEEEPYGPGPSLRPQNVGSWREGGGRNLNTAPSPPEMENRAPEEGSTAPGTSSPPEEADEPGRNVTTDGQKEKRDGRERLPPSAPPQPKLNGGQQPPAGVPTHFDPAFRSMMPPYMFHAYPQMSFGPGQANFRYPVPQDGAKMIRGPRSARPQQPPPQSWLQDPDRPSIISATELKELDNLDTDADEGWAGAQMEVDYTEKLNFSDDEENQAAKDKGENWEWMGKVDRIRSRPPDSQEGWKEGSEDRGGSKTSWADSVDPRAPSPGSMGQYNKAAAPQDYQGGGRSVVAGAPRGSKPPATTAPGADEDSEAWRQKRKKPSDVSEAVERARRRREEEERRMEEQRLAACAEKLKRLNEKHRQATEGKSSPALTTNDEAGAAHEEASSSAPAPASSPVPSIPVSQSPAPIMQAPLPERVDRDRERIERERERVEPNVEEEVHLPRQPGSPVQRPVAKAPEPQSEGESTLAEVGPLTEENQADRTTVPIRDYFNIEDSRVDEPHLPIPHMDTPSGEEVPVAPPQLEGEAAAAIRPSLTSGYSKQFQKSLPPRFLRQQEQMKQQQWQQQQQQSGGSVSPSGGGGVPATQQQQQQQQQQQQQHRSMYQPMGPHHQHLASMGFDPRWLMMQSYMDPRMMSGRPPMDMPANIHPGRMPPKQIVRREPGDNSSSSSDSFDHLTRPIRDHGLPSDSRMVWGSDPYPQSEPLPSVTPPKGREDNKEPRMESGLDLDRGLPAMYPQDHSALDSRKSNFFRDPTESLSAFSQGPEDVPGPLDRVPVGSGFDPEESGLPSGEEVEALGQAMLQRSVSQGSSHSLKLDEPRFDGLPLGTKSLELQDTVDRAEDKPQNELYSQAAVTSNRATPPADGLHKQEKLPLPAPSKQKADLRWGGRSSTGRREGPGGERPVRRSGPIKKPVLRDMKEEREQREEREKRHERGERGERTKKDQSSKAPSAAAAVSEGSRPQGEGKRETPEAEETQTGLQRARDSQPSSGAPTSSSQEEKADKPPSNDKHPEPKLPSRKESNLPPRAYRREEREREREREKEMDKDREREWPADSSFKGRGRGEYYSRGRSYRGTYSGRGRGSRGRSRPEYPYREPRSRSDLPSAGGAAAFRNREESETRSESSDFEVIPKRRRRRGSDTDSESEGGRESASDTGPSDREPSTKPSRPLRRELPGEARSGPHKPGFGPPHMGEKVGSRGDDEGRPKPGFLPKGEPSRRGRGGLYSRRGGQRERGGPRSAPLRRPAARDSSSQWPSKPMETFRPEDTESTSRYDNPPADRRPPKSDGKKFGDGAPQSSRERPRRSRPARPPRQDKPPRFRRLKEREAAVLASGEAPSPPVPLPPVPAAAVPNSAPAKISLSPTLSRAPGTPVTMPAEVAATMPAPNLPSPIEAPLPETSSPTITAVGTKSPDLSNQNSSDQANEEWETASESSDFNERREREERKGALEAANEAATASAPAPAPSQGSLTPSKSPPDGGVTPKREGPPTAKRSFSSQRPTERQNRRGNSGAKPGRSYAGGKGERRGGAKGGRKGPSAQQNSEGTAPAGGATQRPTKDQSARRKDEAKQAAKKPKENALSQFDLNNYASVVIIDDHPEVTTTEDPQSSTNDDGFTEVVSRKQQKRLQDEEKRKKEEQTTQNWGKKGSGDKSRGGGGKLPPRFAKKQSSQQQQQQQQQQQQQQQQQQQQQQQQQQASQSQPPVASTPQAQQQPPISAPQHPHLAPSQPAASPQTLEGTVAPLSSIPPATVDFTSKSLPPASTQTHSTLGTELWENKVAGSTVLSDVKKLGPISPPQPPSVSAWNKPLTSFTGTVSSEGVKPGSEGSVELAIDSIQFGAPSSAGSTDSDGVPAMLETGSDNKLPAPKEQRQKQPRAGPIKTQKLPEMEPVETKEYKPGPIGKERSLKNRKAKDARGGEGEGMEGGVTGGGVSRATESSPPISDTTVPELGGDIEGMITVPSAEYTSNSKESVTDYTTPSSSLADSVPTGGNKMEESLVANVALPHSLPLPRRETLQQSSSLSTVSPATVDLTLKMESARKAWENSPSLEKNSPVTSSSSPITSCASSYSTFSSASMPQIPVASVTPSTSLTGSGTYTTSSLGTKTTTASDPPNICKVKPQQLQGGSLSSSSSSSSSSFSQLGCVPPLLPQQQTPQVYVSQSAAGSAAQIPAFYMDTSHLFSTPHPRLAPPSLAQQQGFQPGLSQPTAVQQIPIPIYAPLQGQPQHQHTHQAQLGLSTGPPVSQPQDLFNSSLQPYRSQQAFMQSSLSQPSMMLSGPSLHSYPGVQAPELGKPQSSLAYQQPSSTQHIPILFEPQLNQPSGMGGSQLIDTHLLQARQGMNQHSNMYSGQVQQHGQSSYYSNTQSPSSAMQQVTVPLPGSQLSLPNFGSGGGQPLLALPPTPPQAQPPNMNRQPPVSQPYRGIMGPNHNMMQPPTSKMDMDLKLFGTGMDVKPGTPPVSARSTTPTSSPYRASSTSPCSQSSKMNSMLYQKQFQPSSAGMRMTQHFPGQFNPQILSQPNIVSPLVRPPHANSFAGGVQRSAMGPPMSPNVGGGLMPHPRPQHPQHSQHPPRGPPGPSLGPRGTQAALKAEQDLKAKQRAEVLQSTHKFFSEQQQQQQQQQQQQQQQQQLKAPQVSKASRLDQGGKPPLDTSAPNHQTGSERPDSDKPPISTAKPIRTGPIKPQAIKPEEGK from the exons ATGTCCGAGAAGTCAGGGCAGAGCACCAAGGCAAAGGATGGCAAAACAAAGTATGCAACCCTTAGCCTCTTCAACACCTATAAGGGCAAATCTCTGGAaacccagaaaactgcag TGGCAGCCAGACATGGGCTCCAGAGTTTGGGCAAAGTTGCTGTCAGCCGGCGTATGCCCCCTCCGGCCAACCTGCCCAGCCTGAAGGCAGAGAACAAGGGAAACGACCCCAACGTCAACATTGTCCCCAAAGACGGTAGTGGCTGGGCATCCCGATCTgagggaggggaagagag GCAACAGGAGACCCCCCCACCCCAGAACAAACCAGCAGTGCTCCAGTCACAAGAGCTTTCTATTGGGGGCAGTCGTTCCTGGGCCAACAGCAAGCAGACACAGCCAGACG GAGCTCCTCGTGTGAGCAGCCATTTTCACCAGGAGTTTCCCAGCTTGCAGGCGGCTGGTGAGGTCGAGAAAGACGGTCAAGAGGAGGAGCCTTATGGACCAGGCCCCAGCCTCAGACCTCAAA ATGTTGGCAGTTGGCGTGAAGGTGGAGGCAGGAATTTGAACACTGCACCCAGCCCCCCTGAGATGGAGAACAGGGCTCCAGAGGAGGGTAGTACGGCCCCTGGTACCTCTTCACCTCCTGAAGAAGCTGATGAGCCTGGACGAAATGTAACCACTGACGGCCAGAAGGAGAAGAGGGATGGCAGGGAGAGGTTGCCCCCCTCTGCCCCTCCTCAGCCTAAACTTAATGGGGGGCAGCAGCCTCCTGCTGGGGTGCCAACACACTTCGACCCCGCTTTCAGGAGCATGATGCCACCCTAC aTGTTCCACGCCtatcctcaaatgtcttttggCCCAGGGCAAGCAAACTTCAGATACCCTGTACCACAAGATGGAGCAAA GATGATCAGGGGTCCTCGCTCAGCACGACCCCAGCAGCCACCCCCTCAGTCCTGGCTCCAGGACCCAGATAGACCCTCTATCATTAGCGCCACAGAACTGAAGGAGCTGGACAACTTAGACACTGATGCTGATGAGGGCTGGGCAG GAGCTCAGATGGAGGTGGACTACACTGAGAAACTAAACTtcagcgatgatgaggagaacCAAGCTGCTAAAGACAAAGGAGAAAACTG gGAATGGATGGGTAAAGTGGATCGTATAAGATCACGGCCACCAGACAGTCAGGAAGGCTGGAAGGAGGGGTCTGAGGATCGTGGAGGCAGTAAAACGTCATGGGCCGACAGCGTAGATCCAAGAGCGCCTTCACCTGGCAGTATGGGGCAGTACAATAAAGCAGCTGCTCCACAGGACTACCAG GGTGGCGGTCGTTCTGTTGTTGCTGGGGCTCCACGTGGGAGCAAACCACCGGCTACAACGGCACCTGGTGCCGATGAGGACTCTGAGGCCTGGCGACAAAAGCGCAAGAAGCCTTCAGACGTTTCTGAAGCTGTAGAGCGAgcaagaaggaggagagaggaagaggaacgGCGGATGGAAGAACAGCGGCTTGCTGCTTGTGCTGAAAAACTTAAACGTCTCAATGAAAAACACCGCCAGGCAACTGAGGGCAAATCTTCCCCAGCTCTGACCACCAACGATGAGGCAGGAGCTGCCCATGAAGAAGCTTCCTCGTCAGCTCCTGCTCCTGCATCCAGTCCTGTACCTTCAATCCCAGTTTCACAATCACCGGCCCCAATCATGCAAGCTCCTCTACCCGAGAGGGTGGATCGAGACAGGGAGAGGATtgagcgagaaagagagagagtcgAACCAAATGTAGAGGAGGAGGTTCACTTGCCTCGTCAACCCGGCTCCCCAGTCCAGCGACCTGTGGCCAAAGCTCCAGAGCCGCAGAGCGAAGGAGAGAGCACCTTGGCTGAGGTCGGCCCCTTGACGGAGGAAAACCAGGCTGACAGGACAACAGTGCCTATTCGAGACTATTTCAACATAGAGGACAGCAGAG tGGATGAGCCCCACCTGCCGATACCTCACATGGACACCCCCAGTGGTGAGGAAGTCCCTGTGGCACCACCACAACTGGAGGGAGAAGCAGCAGCTGCTATACGTCCCTCACTCACCTCAGGCTATTCCAAACAGTTTCAGAAATCTCTGCCGCCTCGCTTCCTCAGACAGCAG GAGCAGATGAAGCAGCAACAAtggcaacaacagcaacagcagagtGGGGGCTCCGTGTCACCATCAGGTGGTGGTGGAGTTCCAGCtacccaacaacaacaacagcagcagcagcaacagcagcagcaacaccgCTCCATGTATCAACCCATGGGCCCCCATCACCAGCACCTGGCCTCCATGGGGTTTGACCCCCGCTGGCTCATGATGCAGTCCTACATGGACCCCCGCATGATGTCTGGACGTCCTCCCATGGATATGCCAGCTAACATTCACCCTG GGAGGATGCCCCCTAAGCAGATTGTGCGCAGAGAGCCAGGTGACAACTCCAGCTCTAGCTCTGACTCCTTTGACCACTTGACGCGACCAATTCGTGACCATGGCCTGCCCTCAGACTCAAGGATGGTATGGGGATCTGACCCATACCCACAGTCAGAACCATTACCGTCTGTAACTCCACCAAAAGGACGGGAAGATAACAAGGAGccgag GATGGAGTCTGGTTTGGATCTAGACAGGGGTCTCCCAGCTATGTACCCCCAGGACCACAGTGCATTGGACTCTCGTAAAAGTAACTTCTTTCGGGACCCCACAGAGTCCCTGTCTGCGTTTTCCCAGGGCCCAGAGGATGTGCCGGGGCCTTTAGATAGAGTCCCTGTTGGCTCAGGCTTTGATCCTGAGGAGTCAGGCCTACCAAGTGGGGAAGAGGTAGAAGCTCTAGGTCAAGCTATGCTCCAGAGGAGTGTCTCCCAAGGCTCGAGCCACTCCCTCAAGCTGGATGAGCCCAGGTTTGATGGGCTACCTCTGGGAACAAAATCACTAGAGCTTCAGGACACAGTGGATAGGGCTGAGGATAAGCCTCAGAATGAGCTCTACTCACAGGCTGCAGTGACCAGCAACAGGGCAACACCCCCTGCTGATGGACTCCACAAACAAGAGAAGCTGCCTCTGCCGGCACCTAGCAAGCAGAAAGCTGATCTGCGCTGGGGTGGGAGATCTAGCACTGGGCGTAGAGAAGGACCAGGAGGAGAGAGACCTGTCCGCAGGTCTGGGCCAATAAAAAAGCCTGTCCTAAGGGACatgaaagaagagagggagcaaagagaggagagagaaaagcgTCAcgagagaggggaaagaggagaaaggacCAAAAAAGATCAGTCCTCTAAAGCTccttctgcagctgctgctgtgtctgaGGGCTCCAGACCTCAGGgtgaggggaagagagaaaCTCCTGAGGCTGAGGAAACTCAGACTGGCCTTCAGAGAGCCAGAGACTCCCAGCCTTCCTCCGGGGCTCCCACCTCTTCCTCTCAGGAGGAGAAAGCAGACAAACCTCCCAGCAACGACAAACATCCAGAACCCAAACTGCCCTCCAGGAAAGAGTCCAATCTACCTCCGCGTGCCTACCGacgagaagagagagaaagggaacgtgagagggagaaggaaatggacaaggacagagaaagagagtggcCTGCTGACTCAAGTTTCAAAGGACGTGGTCGAGGAGAGTATTACTCCAGAGGACGGAGCTACAGGGGGACATACAGTGGCCGAGGCAGGGGTAGTCGTGGTCGAAGCCGGCCAGAGTACCCTTACCGAGAACCTCGATCACGGTCTGACTTACCTTctgctggtggtgctgctgCCTTTCGTAACAGGGAGGAAAGTGAGACTCGCAGTGAGAGTTCAGACTTTGAGGTTATACCGAAACGCAGACGACGCCGTGGCTCGGACACAGATTCTGAAAGTGAAGGTGGGAGGGAGTCTGCTAGTGATACTGGACCTTCTGATCGTGAGCCTAGCACGAAACCTAGCCGTCCACTGAGACGTGAGCTCCCCGGGGAGGCCCGGTCTGGCCCACACAAGCCAGGCTTTGGACCTCCTCACATGGGGGAAAAGGTTGGTTCTAGAGGGGATGATGAAGGCAGACCCAAGCCAGGATTTCTCCCTAAAGGAGAGCCTTCAcggcgaggaagaggaggattaTACAGTAGACGAGGTGGCCAAAGGGAACGTGGAGGCCCTCGTTCAGCCCCTCTTAGACGACCAGCAGCCAGAGATTCTTCTTCTCAGTGGCCCTCTAAACCCATGGAGACATTCAGGCCTGAGGACACAGAGTCCACATCAAGATATGACAATCCTCCAGCTGACCGACGGCCACCTAAGTCTGATGGCAAGAAATTTGGGGATGGGGCTCCTCAGAGTAGCAGAGAAAGGCCTCGTCGATCCAGACCAGCACGACCCCCCAGGCAAGATAAACCTCCCCGCTTCCGGCGGCTGAAGGAGCGGGAGGCTGCAGTGTTAGCTAGTGGAGAGGCCCCAAGTCCCCCTGTCCCTCTACCCCCagtgcctgctgctgctgtccctAATTCTGCCCCAGCCAAAATCTCCCTCTCCCCTACCCTGTCTAGAGCTCCAGGAACCCCTGTAACTATGCCTGCAGAAGTGGCAGCCACTATGCCTGCACCTAACTTACCCTCTCCTATAGAAGCACCCTTGCCTGAGACTAGCAGCCCCACCATCACTGCAGTCGGCACCAAATCCCCTGACTTGTCCAACCAGAACTCCTCAGATCAAGCCAACGAGGAATGGGAAACTGCCTCCGAGAGCAGTGACTTCAACGAAAGGAGAGAAcgagaagagaggaaaggagcaCTGGAAGCTGCAAATGAAGCAGCCACTGCTTCTGCCCCTGCTCCTGCACCCTCTCAGGGCTCTTTAACACCCAGTAAAAGCCCCCCTGATGGAGGGGTGACTCCAAAACGTGAAGGACCTCCTACAGCCAAGAGAAGTTTCTCAAGTCAGAGGcctacagagagacagaatcGTAGAGGCAACAGTGGAGCCAAACCAGGCCGCAGCTACGCAGGGGGcaagggggagaggaggggaggggccAAAGGCGGCCGCAAAGG CCCTTCAGCTCAGCAAAACTCAGAGGGGACAGCACCAGCTGGAGGAGCAACTCAGAGACCTACAAAGGATCAGTCTGCCCGTCGCAAAGATGAGGCCAAGCAGGCTGCCAAGAAGCCCAAAGAGAATGCTCTTTCTCAGTTTGATCTCAATAATTATGCCA GTGTTGTGATCATTGATGATCACCCAGAGGTCACCACCACAGAGGACCCACAGTCCAGCACCAACGATGATGGTTTCACAGAAGTGGTCTCCCGAAAGCAACAGAAACGCCTGCAGGatgaagagaaaaggaaaaaggaagagCAGACGACTCAG AACTGGGGTAAAAAAGGCTCTGGTGACAAGAGCAGAGGGGGTGGAGGAAAGCTGCCACCAAGATTTGCTAAAAAACAGTCATcgcaacagcaacaacaacaacaacaacagcagcagcagcaacaacaacagcagcagcagcaacaacaacaacaacaacaggccTCACAGTCTCAGCCTCCTGTAGCCTCCACCCCCCAGGCCCAACAGCAACCCCCCATTTCTGCCCCCCAGCATCCTCACCTTGCTCCCTCCCAACCTGCTGCATCCCCTCAAACTCTGGAAGGAACGGTGGCTCCTCTGTCCTCCATCCCCCCTGCCACTGTGGACTTTACCTCAAAGAGCCTACCCCCCGCATCTACGCAGACACACAGCACTCTGGGTACAGAGCTGTGGGAGAACAAGGTAGCAGGCTCCACCGTCCTTTCCGACGTCAAGAAGC TTGGTCCAATCAGCCCTCCCCAGCCACCTTCTGTGAGTGCCTGGAACAAACCTCTTACCTCCTTTACTGGCACTGTCTCCTCTGAG gGTGTGAAGCCTGGATCAGAGGGCAGTGTAGAATTGGCAATAGACAGTATTCAGTTTGGAGCACCATCATCTGCAGGCAGCACCGACAGTGATGGAGTTCCAGCAATGCTAGAAACTGGCTCCGACAACAAATTACCTGCTCCCAaagaacagagacagaaacaaccTCGCGCTGGCCCAATCAAAACACAGAAG CTCCCTGAGATGGAACCAGTGGAAACCAAGGAGTACAAGCCAGGTCCCATTGGTAAGGAGCGCTCTCTAAAGAATCGCAAGGCCAAAGACGCACGTGGAGGAGAAGGCgaggggatggagggaggagtaACCGGAGGAGGCGTCAGCAGAGCCACAGAATCCAGTCCTCCCATCAGTGACACCACAGTACCAGAGTTGGGAGGAGACATCGAGGGCATGATCACAGTCCCCTCAGCAGAGTACACCAGTAACTCTAAG gAGTCCGTAACAGACTACACCACTCCCTCCTCATCGCTGGCTGACAGTGTTCCAACAGGAGGCAACAAAATGGAAGAGAGTTTGGTAGCCAAT GTGGCATTACCACATTCGTTGCCCCTTCCTCGGCGAGAGACCCTGCAGCAGAGCTCCAGTCTAAGCACGGTCTCTCCTGCTACTGTTGACCTAACTCTTAAG ATGGAATCGGCTCGCAAAGCGTGGGAGAACTCCCCGAGTCTGGAGAAGAATTCTCCGgtcacctcctcttcctcccccatCACCTCCTGTGCATCCTCGTATTCCACCTTCTCCTCGGCCTCCATGCCACAGATCCCTGTGGCTTCTGTCACCCCCAGCACCTCACTGACAG GTTCTGGTACCTATACGACATCATCCCTTGGCACCAAGACCACCACGGCCTCTGACCCTCCTAACATCTGTAAGGTGAAGCCCCAGCAGCTGCAGGGTGGAAGCCTGTCCTCCtccagcagtagcagtagcagcagcttCTCTCAGCTGGGCTGTGTGCCTCCCCTACTGCCCCAGCAGCAGACCCCTCAGGTGTACGTCTCCCAGTCTGCAGCAG GTTCTGCAGCTCAGATTCCAGCCTTCTACATGGACACTAGCCACCTCTTCAGTACGCCCCACCCTCGCTTGGCTCCTCCCTCCTTGGCGCAGCAGCAAGGCTTCCAGCCCGGCCTGTCACAG CCAACAGCAGTGCAGCAGATTCCCATCCCTATCTACGCTCCACTGCAAGGTCAGCCTcagcaccaacacacacaccaggccCAGCTAGGACTCAGCACTGGTCCTCCAGTCTCCCAGCCACAGGACTTGTTCAACTCTTCACTGCAGCCTTACAG GTCTCAGCAGGCGTTCATGCAGAGCAGCCTGTCACAGCCCTCCATGATGCTGTCAGGACCATCATTGCACAGCTATCCTGGCGTGCAAGCACCTGAGCTGGGCAAGCCTCAGTCCAGTCTGGCCTATCAGCAGCCTTCCTCCACCCAGCACATTCCCATTCTGTTTGAGCCCCAGCTCAACCAGCCATCTGGCATGGGAGGCTCCCAGCTCATTGACACACACCTGCTTCAG GCTCGACAGGGGATGAATCAGCATTCAAACATGTACTCAGGGCAGGTGCAACAACATGGCCAGAGTAGCTACTACAGCAACACCCAATCGCCCAGTTCAGCAATGCAACAG GTGACAGTCCCTCTGCCTGGTTCCCAGCTGTCCCTGCCAAACTTTGGCTCGGGTGGAGGTCAGCCCCTCCTGGCACTGCCTCCCACTCCTCCCCAGGCACAGCCCCCCAACATGAACCGACAGCCCCCAGTCTCCCAGCCGTACCGAGGGATCATGGGCCCCAACCACAACATGATGCAGCCTCCCACCAGCAAG ATGGACATGGATCTGAAACTCTTTGGCACTGGGATGGATGTGAAGCCTGGAACCCCACCTGTCAGCGCCAGGAGCACTACACCCACCTCTAGCCCTTACAg GGCCAGCTCCACCTCCCCTTGTAGTCAGTCCAGTAAGATGAACAGCATGCTGTACCAGAAGCAGTTTCAGCCCAGCTCTGCCGGCATGAGAATGACGCAGCACTTCCCTGGCCAGTTCAACCCACAG ATTCTGTCTCAGCCCAACATCGTCTCTCCTCTGGTTCGACCTCCTCACGCTAACTCATTTGCTGGAGGTGTCCAGCGCTCTGCCATGGGCCCTCCGATGTCACCCAATGTGGGTGGCGGTCTGATGCCTCATCCCAGACCCCAGCACCCACAGCACAGCCAGCACCCTCCCCGAGGACCACCTGGTCCCTCACTGGGACCCAGAGGCACACAGGCGGCTCTGAAGGCTGAACAGGACCTAAAG GCAAAGCAGCGGGCTGAGGTGCTGCAGTCCACTCATAAGTTCTTCtcagagcagcaacagcagcagcagcaacaacaacaacagcaacagcaacagcagcaactcAAGGCCCCGCAAGTTAGCAAAGCATCTCGGCTTGATCAGGGAGGAAAGCCTCCCCTCGACACCTCGGCGCCAAACCACCAGACAGGGAGCGAGCGCCCAGATTCTGACAAACCCCCCATCTCCACAGCCAAGCCCATACGGACTGGCCCCATAAAACCGCAGGCCATCAAACCAGAAGAGGGCAAGTAA